A stretch of the Candidatus Margulisiibacteriota bacterium genome encodes the following:
- the hcp gene encoding hydroxylamine reductase: MSMYCNQCQEAARGVACTKVGVCGKNEIVSNLQDLLVDTLQKLAVKLKGSKASEEVTSYLLKSLFQTITNANFSQSDILRSIRKGLILTDTELAYAGDAELIAKSADVGFETIVNDDARALKSLVVFGLKGLAAYAEHAANLGHHDEKITNFVIKALAMVDDENASIDDLLALTIETGQFGVTAMALLDTANTSAYGNPEITEVNLGVRNNPAILISGHDLKDMEELLAQTAGTGVDVYTHSEMLPANYYPKFKRYDHFVGNYGNAWWKQNEEFEKFNGPVLFTTNCITPPKASYKDRIYTTGVAGFDGFPHIADRIAGQAKDFSIIIEHAKRLPAPTEIETGTLVGGFAHAQVLALADKVVDAVKSGAIKKFVVMAGCDGRMQSREYYSEFAQELPQDTVILTAGCAKYRYNKLNLGDIGGIPRVLDAGQCNDSYSLVVIALKLQEVFGLKDINDLPIVYNIAWYEQKAVIVLLALLALGVKNIHLGPTLPSFLSPNVTKILVEKFGLAGITDVQSDIKSMIG; encoded by the coding sequence ATGAGTATGTACTGTAATCAATGTCAGGAAGCAGCCAGAGGAGTTGCTTGCACAAAAGTAGGAGTCTGTGGAAAAAACGAAATTGTTTCCAATCTACAAGACTTGTTAGTCGACACGTTACAAAAACTAGCCGTAAAGCTCAAAGGAAGCAAGGCAAGTGAAGAAGTAACGTCATATCTATTAAAAAGCTTATTTCAAACCATCACTAACGCAAACTTCAGCCAATCAGACATCTTAAGGAGCATTAGAAAAGGACTTATTCTTACAGATACCGAGCTAGCTTATGCTGGCGATGCTGAACTTATCGCCAAGTCTGCTGACGTTGGTTTTGAAACTATCGTTAATGATGATGCTAGAGCTCTTAAATCCCTTGTTGTCTTTGGACTAAAAGGACTAGCTGCTTATGCTGAACACGCCGCAAACCTAGGTCACCATGACGAAAAGATCACCAATTTTGTTATAAAAGCACTTGCAATGGTTGATGATGAAAATGCTTCAATCGATGATCTGTTAGCATTGACCATTGAAACTGGTCAGTTTGGCGTAACAGCAATGGCGCTATTAGATACAGCTAACACTTCTGCTTACGGAAACCCTGAAATAACCGAAGTTAATCTTGGTGTAAGGAACAATCCCGCTATTCTTATCAGTGGCCATGACTTAAAGGATATGGAAGAATTATTAGCACAAACTGCTGGTACTGGGGTAGATGTTTATACTCACAGTGAAATGCTTCCCGCTAACTACTATCCAAAGTTTAAGAGGTACGATCATTTTGTTGGCAACTATGGAAACGCTTGGTGGAAACAAAACGAAGAGTTTGAGAAATTCAATGGGCCTGTCCTTTTTACTACAAATTGCATTACTCCACCTAAAGCTTCTTACAAAGACAGAATCTATACCACTGGAGTAGCAGGATTCGACGGTTTTCCTCATATTGCTGATAGAATCGCTGGTCAAGCAAAAGACTTTTCTATAATTATCGAACATGCAAAAAGACTACCTGCTCCAACGGAAATTGAAACAGGAACACTTGTTGGTGGGTTCGCTCACGCACAAGTGTTAGCACTTGCGGACAAAGTAGTAGATGCCGTAAAGTCTGGAGCTATTAAAAAGTTCGTAGTAATGGCTGGATGTGACGGAAGAATGCAATCAAGAGAATATTATTCTGAATTTGCACAAGAGCTCCCACAAGATACAGTAATATTAACTGCTGGTTGCGCAAAATATCGTTACAACAAGCTAAACCTTGGCGATATTGGTGGCATTCCCAGAGTACTTGATGCTGGACAATGTAACGATTCCTATTCCTTAGTTGTAATTGCTCTAAAATTACAAGAAGTCTTTGGTTTAAAGGATATTAATGATTTACCTATTGTTTATAACATCGCTTGGTATGAACAAAAGGCAGTGATTGTACTACTAGCACTTCTAGCACTTGGTGTTAAAAATATTCACCTAGGACCAACGTTACCTAGTTTCCTCTCGCCAAATGTAACTAAAATATTAGTTGAAAAGTTTGGCCTTGCTGGAATTACAGATGTTCAAAGTGATATTAAATCAATGATTGGTTAA
- a CDS encoding ferredoxin codes for MVMRKFIEINEEKCNGCGNCIVDCAEGALQLVNGKAKVVKEQFCDGLGACIGNCPVDALKIIEKDVAAFDEEAVEKHLKSKDNPKLKIAKKEDHACGCPSMAFDRSFVEPKEEKKADNPQGQSELQQWPVQLHLINPQAPYLKGANLLVAATCSAFSYGNFHHDFIKDHIVVVACPKLDRTEPYVDKLTQIITEGEITSITVIRMEVPCCGGLSQIVKEAINKSGKKLPYLEEIITVDGKIR; via the coding sequence ATGGTAATGAGAAAGTTTATTGAGATTAATGAAGAAAAATGTAACGGGTGCGGGAACTGTATTGTTGACTGTGCGGAGGGTGCACTACAACTTGTAAATGGTAAAGCCAAAGTTGTGAAAGAACAATTTTGTGATGGACTAGGTGCCTGCATAGGTAACTGTCCTGTTGATGCTCTTAAAATTATAGAAAAAGATGTAGCGGCCTTTGATGAAGAGGCTGTGGAAAAACACTTGAAGAGCAAAGACAATCCAAAGTTAAAAATAGCGAAAAAAGAAGACCACGCATGTGGATGCCCAAGTATGGCTTTTGACAGAAGCTTCGTTGAACCCAAAGAAGAAAAGAAAGCAGATAATCCACAAGGTCAAAGCGAGTTACAGCAATGGCCCGTTCAGTTACACTTAATTAACCCACAAGCCCCATATCTAAAAGGCGCCAACTTACTCGTGGCGGCCACTTGTTCAGCTTTTTCCTATGGCAACTTTCATCATGATTTCATTAAAGATCATATTGTGGTTGTTGCTTGCCCAAAACTAGATAGAACGGAACCATATGTAGATAAACTTACACAAATCATCACGGAAGGAGAAATTACATCAATAACTGTTATTAGAATGGAAGTGCCTTGTTGTGGTGGACTTAGCCAGATAGTTAAAGAGGCTATAAACAAATCAGGCAAAAAACTTCCATATCTTGAGGAAATTATCACTGTTGATGGTAAGATAAGATAA
- a CDS encoding AEC family transporter, protein MEILQSLFILLILMGVGVLSRRLSIFQKSDVKVISSFVYHFSLPALFLAKISQIDFSQLDPVLLWGSVVPILLIWIVLIFAYILNAINRDTFILLSLSIVMGSNAFFGLAFFEFFQNGLHYNSSVIAASVLGAIGIFLSLLMFEFSQGNMSIGKIFRNLRKNPLLISIFVGLFFSIIGFRESFLHSAFEMLGNASGSIAVFSLGIFLYDSFSLDKAKLAMFYSLFRFISLAVGVVLSLLFLKVFYSEGFLFDMQQFLLLQAAIPAAVSLVIFAERYQYKVSEITGIVILTSVLSFVFILLNYVLSFVIF, encoded by the coding sequence ATGGAAATTCTTCAAAGCCTGTTTATTCTTTTAATTTTAATGGGAGTCGGTGTGTTAAGCCGGAGACTTTCAATTTTTCAGAAGTCTGATGTAAAAGTAATCTCTTCTTTTGTTTACCATTTTAGTTTGCCTGCTTTGTTTCTGGCTAAAATATCACAAATAGATTTTTCGCAACTTGACCCTGTGCTTTTGTGGGGTTCGGTAGTGCCGATACTTTTGATCTGGATAGTTTTGATATTTGCCTATATTTTAAATGCTATTAATCGAGATACGTTTATCTTGCTGTCGCTGTCAATTGTTATGGGCAGTAATGCTTTTTTTGGATTAGCTTTTTTTGAATTTTTCCAAAACGGGTTACATTATAACAGCTCAGTGATAGCAGCTTCAGTTTTGGGTGCAATCGGCATCTTTTTAAGTTTATTAATGTTTGAGTTTTCCCAAGGTAATATGAGCATTGGAAAGATTTTTAGAAATCTGAGAAAAAATCCTTTGCTTATCTCTATTTTTGTTGGTTTATTTTTTTCAATTATAGGCTTTAGGGAAAGCTTCCTACATTCTGCTTTTGAGATGTTGGGTAATGCTTCTGGTAGTATTGCAGTTTTTTCTTTGGGTATTTTTCTATATGATAGTTTTTCCTTGGATAAAGCTAAGTTGGCAATGTTCTATTCATTGTTTAGATTTATTAGTTTAGCAGTAGGAGTAGTCTTGTCTTTACTGTTTTTAAAAGTATTCTACTCCGAGGGCTTTTTGTTTGATATGCAACAGTTTTTGCTTTTACAGGCGGCTATCCCAGCAGCAGTATCACTTGTGATTTTTGCTGAGAGGTATCAGTACAAAGTTTCAGAAATTACAGGGATAGTTATTCTTACCTCAGTGCTTAGTTTTGTTTTTATTCTCTTAAATTACGTATTATCTTTTGTGATTTTTTAA